DNA from Massilia antarctica:
ATGACCTCACCCCCTGCAAACCAAGGAGCACGACAATGACCAGCCCTGACCCCAGCATCGATTTCGTCCTGACGCGGGTATTCGACGCGCCGCGCGACCTCGTGTTCAAGACCATGATCGAGACCGCCCACCTGCAAAAGTGGTGGGGGCCGCAAGGCTGCACCATCGAGGTGATCCGGCACGAGCCGCTTGCGGGCGGCGTGTTCCACTACTGCATGCGCTTCGGCCCTGGTGTGGAAATGTACGGCAAATTCGAGTACCGCGAGATTGCGCCGCCCGGGCGCCTGGTGTTCATCAACGGCTTCGCCGATGCCGAGGGCAAGCGCATCCATTACGAGCTGAGCCCGACCTGGCCGCTGGAAGTGCTCAACACGGTCGTCCTGAGCGAGG
Protein-coding regions in this window:
- a CDS encoding SRPBCC family protein, with translation MTSPDPSIDFVLTRVFDAPRDLVFKTMIETAHLQKWWGPQGCTIEVIRHEPLAGGVFHYCMRFGPGVEMYGKFEYREIAPPGRLVFINGFADAEGKRIHYELSPTWPLEVLNTVVLSEAGGKTSLHLHSTPLDASAVEIETFKAGHGSMQQGFGGMYDEYEKYLATVKNAQA